In the Panulirus ornatus isolate Po-2019 chromosome 45, ASM3632096v1, whole genome shotgun sequence genome, one interval contains:
- the LOC139763024 gene encoding uncharacterized protein isoform X2, which produces MATSSTDSFNNTVPLASAIPLFAGNYPIVSVSTGANSFWPPGESTSDSGSPPAPPPACEGQQWEVDVEEVVKRRIYELKRQFHNGRYLIVRHLPRDANEEVCVVVT; this is translated from the coding sequence ATGGCCACGAGTTCGACAGACTCGTTTAACAACACCGTGCCATTGGCTAGTGCCATCCCCTTGTTCGCGGGTAACTACCCAATTGTCTCGGTGAGCACGGGCGCTAACAGCTTCTGGCCTCCTGGGGAGTCGACCTCGGACTCGGGCTcgccacctgctcctcctccagcgtgCGAGGGTCAGCAGTGGGAGGTGGACGTGGAGGAGGTGGTCAAGCGTCGTATATACGAACTCAAGCGACAGTTCCACAACGGAAGGTACCTCATCGTACGACACCTGCCACGCGACGCTAACGAAGAG